The following proteins come from a genomic window of Streptococcus pneumoniae:
- a CDS encoding glycoside hydrolase family 1 protein has protein sequence MTIFPDDFLWGGAVAANQVEGAYNEDGKGLSVQDVLPKGGLGEATENPTEDNLKLIGIDFYHKYKEDISLFSEMGFNVFRTSIAWSRIFPKGDEEEPNEAGLKYYDELFDELHAHGIEPLVTLSHYETPLYLARKYHGWIDRRMIHFYEKFARTVLERYKDKVKYWLTFNEVNSVLELPFTSGGIDIPKENLSKQELYQAIHHELVASSLVTKIAREINSEFKVGCMVLAMPAYPMTPNPKDVWATHEYENLNYLFSDVHVRGYYPNYAKRYFKENDINIEFAAEDAELLKNYTVDFLSFSYYMSVTQSALPTQYNSGEGNIIGGLVNPYLESSEWGWQIDPIGLRIILNRYYDRYQIPLFIVENGLGAKDQLIKDEFNNLTVQDDYRIQYMKEHLLQVAEALQDGVEIMGYTSWGCIDCVSMSTAQLSKRYGLIYVDRNDDGNGTFNRYKKMSFTWYKGVIESNGESLFK, from the coding sequence ATGACCATTTTTCCAGATGATTTTCTTTGGGGTGGAGCTGTTGCAGCTAATCAAGTAGAGGGAGCATATAATGAAGATGGTAAGGGCTTATCAGTTCAGGATGTGTTACCCAAAGGTGGATTAGGAGAAGCAACAGAAAATCCTACAGAAGATAACTTAAAATTGATAGGTATTGATTTTTATCATAAATATAAGGAAGATATATCCTTGTTTTCTGAAATGGGCTTTAATGTTTTTCGTACTTCTATTGCATGGAGTAGAATTTTTCCAAAAGGAGATGAGGAAGAACCTAACGAAGCTGGGTTGAAATATTATGATGAATTGTTTGATGAACTACATGCTCACGGGATAGAACCACTTGTAACTCTTTCACACTATGAGACTCCATTATATTTAGCAAGAAAATATCATGGATGGATTGATAGGAGAATGATTCATTTTTATGAAAAATTTGCTCGAACAGTTTTAGAAAGGTATAAAGATAAAGTTAAATATTGGCTTACATTTAACGAAGTAAACTCTGTTTTGGAATTACCGTTTACTAGTGGAGGAATAGATATACCTAAGGAGAATCTTTCGAAACAAGAATTATATCAAGCTATACATCATGAATTAGTCGCCTCGAGTTTGGTTACAAAAATTGCTCGTGAGATTAATTCAGAGTTTAAGGTGGGGTGTATGGTATTAGCTATGCCAGCTTATCCAATGACTCCAAATCCAAAAGATGTATGGGCGACTCATGAGTATGAGAATCTAAATTATCTATTTTCAGATGTGCATGTTAGAGGTTATTATCCGAATTATGCAAAAAGATATTTTAAGGAAAATGACATTAACATAGAGTTTGCAGCTGAAGATGCAGAGTTATTAAAAAATTATACTGTAGATTTTTTATCCTTTAGCTATTACATGAGTGTGACTCAATCTGCTCTTCCAACACAGTATAATTCAGGAGAAGGGAATATTATTGGTGGTTTAGTAAATCCTTATTTAGAGTCTTCTGAGTGGGGATGGCAAATTGATCCAATTGGACTACGTATAATTTTAAATAGATATTATGACCGTTATCAAATTCCATTATTTATAGTGGAAAACGGATTAGGTGCTAAAGATCAACTAATAAAAGATGAATTTAATAACTTAACAGTCCAAGATGATTATAGAATTCAGTATATGAAAGAACATTTATTGCAAGTAGCTGAAGCTCTACAAGATGGTGTGGAAATTATGGGCTATACGTCTTGGGGATGTATTGACTGCGTTTCTATGTCCACTGCACAGCTTTCTAAGAGGTACGGTCTCATTTATGTTGATCGAAATGATGATGGAAATGGCACATTCAATCGATATAAGAAAATGTCCTTTACTTGGTATAAAGGAGTGATTGAATCAAATGGAGAATCCTTATTCAAATAG
- a CDS encoding beta-glucoside-specific PTS transporter subunit IIABC produces the protein MSYKDKVQKILDVIGGEKNVNRVTHCVTRLRLELKDENLVNDDDVKKIPGVIGIMKKNGQYQIILGNDVANYYKEFVKLGNFESDSVVQGHKGNILERIIEYIAGSMTPIIPAMLGGGMLKVLVIILPMLGILQSDSQTIAFLTFFGDAPYYFLPLLLAYSASQKLKVTSTLAMSVAGVLLHPNFVQMVQSGNPLSLFGVPVIPASYGSSVVPILIMVWLMKYIEKMIAKLTPAVTKSFLQPTLVLLVSSCIALVVVGPIGVIVGEGLSNLVGQMYDVAGWLTLAILGAIMPFIVMTGMHWAFAPIFLAASIATPDVLILPAMLGSNLAQGSASMAVALKSKNNNTKQIAFAAGFSALLAGITEPALYGVTLKYKKPLYAAMIGGGLAGLFAGLTSVKAYLFAVPSLIALPQFIYSDVPSNIVNALIVAVISVVITFVLAYIFGIDEEESSSNLEVKAGVSNKKMIFSPISGEIIPLSDVQDKTFSDKLIGDGVAIIPSEGKVYAPFDGKITNIFPTKHAIGLKSDEGVELLIHIGLDTVELKGQGFISHVEEGDRVFKNQLIFEMDLNLIKTKGYETVTPVIVTNTNDFLDVLVLPNNQTIEHSKELLVIL, from the coding sequence ATGAGTTATAAAGATAAGGTACAAAAAATCCTCGATGTAATTGGAGGTGAAAAAAATGTCAATAGAGTTACCCATTGTGTAACACGTTTAAGATTAGAATTAAAAGATGAAAATTTAGTCAATGATGATGATGTGAAGAAGATACCAGGTGTAATAGGTATTATGAAAAAGAATGGACAATATCAAATTATACTTGGTAATGATGTAGCTAATTATTATAAAGAATTCGTTAAACTTGGCAATTTTGAATCCGATTCAGTTGTTCAAGGGCACAAAGGGAATATTTTAGAAAGAATCATTGAGTATATCGCTGGTTCCATGACTCCAATCATTCCAGCAATGTTAGGGGGAGGTATGCTGAAAGTCTTGGTAATTATTTTACCAATGCTTGGTATATTGCAATCAGATTCTCAGACTATTGCTTTTTTGACATTTTTTGGGGATGCTCCATATTATTTCTTACCGCTGTTATTAGCTTATTCTGCATCACAAAAATTAAAAGTAACATCTACATTAGCTATGTCTGTAGCAGGTGTACTTCTCCATCCAAATTTTGTTCAAATGGTGCAATCAGGGAATCCTCTTAGTTTATTTGGTGTACCTGTGATACCAGCTAGTTATGGTTCGTCAGTCGTTCCAATTCTTATTATGGTTTGGTTGATGAAATATATTGAAAAAATGATTGCTAAATTAACACCAGCTGTTACTAAGAGTTTTTTGCAACCTACGCTAGTATTATTAGTATCAAGCTGTATTGCCTTAGTTGTAGTCGGGCCTATTGGAGTAATTGTTGGTGAAGGATTATCAAATCTAGTTGGGCAAATGTATGATGTAGCTGGATGGCTTACATTAGCTATTCTTGGTGCTATTATGCCATTTATTGTTATGACTGGAATGCATTGGGCTTTTGCACCTATTTTTTTGGCGGCATCTATTGCTACTCCAGACGTATTAATTCTTCCAGCAATGTTAGGGTCAAACTTAGCTCAAGGGTCTGCTTCGATGGCTGTTGCATTAAAGAGTAAAAATAATAATACAAAACAAATTGCTTTTGCAGCAGGTTTCTCAGCCTTACTTGCAGGGATTACCGAACCTGCATTATATGGTGTGACTTTAAAATATAAAAAACCGCTTTATGCAGCTATGATTGGTGGTGGATTAGCGGGATTATTTGCAGGTCTTACTAGTGTTAAAGCGTATCTATTTGCTGTCCCATCTTTGATAGCGTTGCCTCAATTTATTTATTCTGATGTACCATCAAATATTGTAAATGCTTTAATTGTGGCGGTTATTTCGGTTGTTATTACCTTTGTATTAGCTTATATATTTGGAATCGATGAAGAAGAGAGTTCTAGCAATTTAGAAGTTAAAGCTGGAGTTTCAAATAAAAAAATGATATTTTCTCCTATATCAGGAGAAATCATTCCGTTAAGCGATGTCCAGGATAAAACATTTTCAGATAAACTAATTGGAGACGGAGTAGCGATTATTCCAAGTGAAGGTAAGGTTTATGCACCATTTGATGGGAAAATTACAAATATTTTTCCGACTAAGCACGCAATTGGATTGAAGAGTGATGAGGGTGTTGAGTTACTAATTCATATTGGATTAGATACTGTTGAGCTAAAAGGTCAAGGTTTTATTAGTCATGTAGAAGAAGGAGACAGAGTTTTCAAAAATCAGTTGATTTTTGAAATGGACTTGAATTTAATCAAGACTAAAGGCTACGAAACAGTTACACCAGTAATTGTAACGAATACCAATGATTTTCTAGATGTATTAGTATTACCTAATAATCAGACAATCGAGCATTCTAAGGAATTACTGGTAATATTATAA
- the licT gene encoding BglG family transcription antiterminator LicT, producing MIIKRILNHNAVIAQSKKDIDILLFGRGIAFGRKTGDKVNPIDIEKSFFLKNRDNMTRFTEMFINVPLELVYITEKIINLGKITLGNNFDEIIYINLTDHISSSIERYKEGVIISNPLRWEISKYYKEEFELGKRALQIIKKELGIELPIDEAAFIALHFVNANLENNFQESYKITEIIMGIEKIIQDFYCTEFNQDSIDYYRFITHIKLFAHRLVENTTYCDDDDEDLLALMKNKYPREYECGEQVAMFIQTEYNYLLTSSELVYLMAHIRRLTKNLD from the coding sequence ATGATCATAAAACGAATACTAAACCACAATGCCGTAATTGCGCAAAGTAAAAAAGATATCGATATTCTTCTTTTTGGAAGGGGAATAGCTTTTGGAAGAAAAACTGGAGATAAAGTAAATCCAATTGATATTGAGAAAAGTTTTTTTCTCAAAAATAGAGATAATATGACCCGTTTTACAGAGATGTTTATTAACGTTCCTTTGGAGTTGGTGTACATCACCGAAAAAATAATTAACCTAGGTAAAATAACATTAGGTAATAATTTTGATGAGATTATCTATATAAATCTAACGGATCATATTTCTTCGAGTATAGAACGTTATAAAGAAGGAGTTATTATTTCGAATCCCCTACGCTGGGAAATCTCGAAATATTATAAAGAAGAATTTGAGCTTGGGAAAAGGGCTTTACAAATAATAAAAAAAGAGTTAGGTATTGAACTTCCAATTGACGAAGCTGCATTCATAGCGCTACATTTTGTTAATGCTAATTTAGAAAATAATTTTCAAGAGTCGTATAAAATCACTGAAATAATTATGGGAATTGAGAAAATCATTCAAGATTTCTATTGTACTGAGTTTAACCAAGATTCTATTGATTATTATAGATTCATAACTCATATAAAATTATTTGCCCATCGCTTGGTTGAAAATACAACTTATTGTGACGATGATGATGAAGACTTGTTAGCATTAATGAAAAATAAATATCCTAGAGAATATGAATGTGGTGAACAGGTGGCAATGTTTATACAAACTGAGTACAATTATTTGCTGACTTCTAGTGAATTAGTTTATTTGATGGCTCATATTCGTCGCTTAACAAAAAATTTAGATTAA
- a CDS encoding Fic/DOC family protein, whose protein sequence is MQSTYNIDNPNLSYEAKRDLWRIGFGLQKVDNLVPSAYMESLAEKQSRGELTYEQVYEDATAYHHTIDASTEEADLVSLRIVELLSRRGFSFSPATLLAIHKELFQDIFEPSIPVGQFRQTNITKNEPVLNGESVVYSDYSMIQMTLDYDFNQEKQVAYATLTQADVVKQIQHFISGIWQIHPFREGNTRTVTVFLIQYLREFGFDIDNIPFQQHSKYFRDALVLDNAKILQRRPEFLTAFFENLLLGGQNDLSSEKMYLDLDLDFS, encoded by the coding sequence ATGCAATCAACTTACAACATTGACAATCCAAACTTGTCTTATGAAGCGAAGCGTGATTTATGGCGGATAGGTTTTGGTCTGCAGAAAGTTGACAATCTAGTGCCATCAGCGTATATGGAATCTTTGGCTGAGAAACAGTCCCGGGGAGAACTGACTTATGAGCAGGTTTATGAGGATGCAACGGCTTATCACCATACTATTGATGCAAGTACGGAAGAGGCAGACTTGGTTTCTCTACGTATTGTAGAACTATTGTCTCGAAGAGGCTTTAGCTTTAGTCCTGCGACCTTACTTGCTATTCATAAGGAGTTGTTTCAAGATATATTTGAACCCTCTATTCCGGTGGGGCAATTTCGTCAGACCAATATCACAAAGAATGAACCTGTTTTGAATGGTGAAAGTGTTGTGTACTCTGATTACTCCATGATTCAAATGACCTTAGATTATGATTTTAATCAGGAAAAACAAGTTGCATATGCGACACTAACTCAGGCGGATGTGGTTAAACAAATCCAGCATTTTATTTCAGGAATCTGGCAGATTCATCCATTTCGCGAAGGAAACACTCGGACAGTAACGGTCTTTTTGATTCAGTATCTTCGTGAGTTTGGTTTTGATATTGATAATATACCATTTCAGCAACATTCCAAGTATTTTCGTGATGCCTTGGTATTAGATAATGCAAAGATTTTACAGCGACGTCCTGAGTTTTTAACAGCTTTTTTTGAAAATCTCTTGCTCGGTGGTCAAAATGATTTGTCTTCAGAAAAAATGTATCTAGATTTAGACCTCGATTTTTCATAA
- a CDS encoding DUF3883 domain-containing protein → MSKHPHYELLNLIGYGLAKFAKLFIKEFQYSSKSEFYRYVVSLGIAETTGVVKNRMDLFDPYFDNSRKGWWQKAEVYRFRKDLIDMMFGNEDVHSYVEIVKMLLASEGKQTGITIIEKPIIRTKFKRLQETGMEAENYFILHFDKEEKFQGGQLTDACLYGDGYDFQVDIQEHSYLAEVKGIRKPKGRVRLTAYEFEKAKEFQSDFILSLVTNLDDIPKLVLVDNPLKHFEFKKNIIKNEIIEYRSVEDLY, encoded by the coding sequence ATGTCTAAACACCCGCATTATGAATTGTTAAATTTAATTGGCTACGGTCTTGCCAAGTTTGCCAAGCTTTTTATAAAAGAATTTCAATATTCTAGTAAGTCGGAGTTTTATCGCTATGTGGTTTCTTTGGGAATTGCTGAAACAACTGGAGTTGTAAAAAATAGAATGGATTTATTTGATCCTTATTTTGACAATAGTCGAAAAGGTTGGTGGCAGAAAGCTGAAGTTTACCGTTTTCGTAAAGATTTAATTGATATGATGTTTGGAAATGAAGATGTTCATAGTTATGTTGAAATTGTTAAAATGTTACTTGCTAGTGAAGGAAAGCAAACAGGCATTACTATAATTGAAAAACCAATTATTCGAACTAAATTCAAACGTCTACAGGAAACGGGGATGGAGGCAGAGAATTATTTTATCCTTCATTTTGATAAAGAAGAAAAATTTCAAGGTGGACAGTTAACCGATGCATGTCTTTATGGTGATGGATATGATTTCCAAGTAGATATTCAAGAACATTCCTACCTTGCCGAAGTTAAAGGGATTCGAAAACCTAAGGGTCGTGTCCGTTTAACTGCCTACGAATTTGAGAAAGCTAAAGAGTTTCAATCAGATTTTATTTTATCTCTGGTCACCAACCTAGATGATATTCCAAAGTTAGTATTAGTTGATAATCCTCTAAAACATTTTGAGTTTAAAAAGAATATTATAAAAAATGAAATCATTGAATATAGAAGCGTAGAGGATTTGTATTAG
- a CDS encoding valine--tRNA ligase has protein sequence MSKELSSKYNPAEVEAGRYQKWLDADVFKPSGDQKAKPYSIVIPPPNVTGKLHLGHAWDTTLQDIIIRQKRMQGFDTLWLPGMDHAGIATQAKVEERLRGEGISRYDLGRESFLTKVWEWKDEYATTIKEQWGKMGLSVDYSRERFTLDEGLSKAVRKVFVDLYKKGWIYRGEFIINWDPAARTALSDIEVIHKDVEGAFYHMNYMLEDGSRALEVATTRPETMFGDVAVAVNPEDPRYKDLIGKNVILPIANKLIPIVGDEHADPEFGTGVVKITPAHDPNDFLVGQRHNLPQVNVMNDDGTMNELAFEFSGMDRFEARKAVVAKLEEIGALVKIEKRVHSVGHSERTGVVVEPRLSTQWFVKMDQLAKNAIANQDTEDKVEFYPPRFNDTFLQWMENVHDWVISRQLWWGHQIPAWYNADGEMYVGEEAPEGDGWTQDEDVLDTWFSSALWPFSTMGWPEVDSEDFKRYFPTSTLVTGYDIIFFWVSRMIFQSLEFTGRQPFQNVLIHGLIRDEEGRKMSKSLGNGIDPMDVIDKYGTDSLRWFLSNGSAPGQDVRFSYEKMDASWNFINKIWNISRYILMNNEGLTLDVAHDNVTKVATGEAGNVTDRWILHNLNETIAKVTENFDKFEFGVAGHILYNFIWEEFANWYVELTKEVLYSDNEDDKVITRSVLLYTLDKILRLLHPIMPFVTEEIFGQISEGSIVTAAYPTVNLAFEDLAAHTGVESLKDLIRAVRNARAEVNVAPSKPITILVKTSDSDLEAFFNSNVNYIKRFTNPEHLEIASTIPAPELAMSSVITGAEIYLPLADLLNVEEELARLDKELAKWQKELDMVGKKLSNERFVANAKPEVVQKERDKQADYQAKYDATVARIDEMKKLVK, from the coding sequence ATGTCTAAAGAACTTTCATCTAAATACAATCCAGCCGAGGTTGAGGCTGGTCGTTACCAAAAATGGCTTGATGCTGATGTTTTCAAGCCTTCAGGCGATCAAAAGGCTAAGCCTTATTCAATCGTTATTCCACCACCAAACGTTACAGGTAAACTTCACCTTGGTCACGCTTGGGATACAACTTTGCAAGATATTATCATCCGTCAAAAACGCATGCAAGGTTTTGATACCCTTTGGCTTCCTGGGATGGACCACGCAGGGATTGCCACTCAGGCTAAGGTAGAGGAGCGCTTGCGTGGTGAGGGCATTTCCCGCTATGACCTTGGTCGTGAGTCTTTCTTGACGAAAGTCTGGGAATGGAAAGACGAATATGCCACTACTATCAAGGAACAATGGGGCAAGATGGGGCTCTCTGTAGACTACTCTCGTGAGCGTTTCACTCTTGACGAAGGTTTGTCAAAAGCTGTTCGTAAGGTCTTTGTGGACCTTTACAAGAAAGGCTGGATCTACCGTGGTGAGTTTATCATCAACTGGGACCCAGCAGCTCGCACAGCCCTTTCTGATATTGAGGTGATTCACAAGGATGTCGAAGGTGCCTTCTACCACATGAACTACATGCTGGAAGATGGTTCACGCGCCCTTGAAGTTGCTACAACTCGTCCTGAGACTATGTTTGGGGACGTTGCGGTTGCGGTTAATCCAGAAGACCCGCGCTACAAGGACTTGATTGGTAAAAACGTCATCCTTCCAATCGCTAATAAACTCATCCCAATCGTTGGAGATGAGCACGCAGATCCTGAGTTTGGTACTGGTGTCGTGAAAATCACACCTGCCCACGATCCAAATGACTTCTTGGTTGGCCAACGTCATAACTTGCCACAAGTCAACGTCATGAACGACGACGGAACTATGAATGAGCTTGCCTTTGAATTTTCAGGCATGGATCGTTTTGAAGCTCGTAAGGCAGTCGTTGCTAAGTTGGAAGAAATCGGTGCCCTTGTCAAAATCGAAAAACGTGTCCATTCAGTCGGTCACTCAGAACGGACAGGTGTCGTAGTTGAGCCACGCTTGTCTACTCAATGGTTCGTCAAGATGGACCAATTGGCTAAGAACGCCATTGCCAACCAAGACACAGAGGACAAGGTCGAATTCTACCCACCTCGTTTCAACGATACCTTCCTTCAATGGATGGAAAATGTCCACGACTGGGTTATCTCTCGTCAGCTTTGGTGGGGTCACCAAATCCCTGCCTGGTACAATGCTGATGGTGAAATGTATGTCGGCGAAGAAGCTCCAGAAGGTGACGGATGGACTCAGGACGAAGACGTCTTGGATACTTGGTTCAGTTCTGCCCTCTGGCCATTTTCAACCATGGGCTGGCCTGAAGTCGACTCAGAAGACTTTAAACGTTATTTCCCAACTTCAACCTTGGTAACAGGTTACGACATCATCTTCTTCTGGGTGTCTCGTATGATCTTCCAGTCATTGGAATTCACAGGCCGTCAACCATTCCAAAACGTCCTTATCCATGGTCTAATTCGTGATGAAGAAGGACGTAAGATGTCTAAATCTCTTGGAAATGGCATTGACCCAATGGATGTTATTGATAAATATGGTACAGATAGTCTTCGTTGGTTCTTGTCAAACGGCTCAGCTCCTGGTCAAGACGTTCGTTTCTCTTACGAGAAAATGGATGCTTCATGGAACTTTATTAACAAAATTTGGAACATTTCTCGCTATATCCTCATGAACAATGAAGGTTTGACGCTGGATGTGGCGCATGACAATGTCACAAAAGTTGCAACAGGTGAGGCTGGTAATGTGACGGACCGCTGGATTCTCCACAATCTCAACGAAACCATTGCAAAAGTTACTGAAAACTTTGATAAGTTCGAGTTTGGTGTGGCTGGTCATATCCTTTACAACTTCATTTGGGAAGAATTTGCCAACTGGTATGTTGAATTGACCAAGGAAGTCCTTTACAGCGACAATGAAGACGATAAGGTCATTACTCGATCTGTTCTCCTTTACACTCTGGACAAGATCCTTCGTCTCCTTCACCCAATCATGCCATTCGTGACAGAGGAAATCTTTGGACAAATCTCAGAAGGTTCTATCGTGACAGCTGCATACCCAACTGTTAATCTAGCCTTTGAAGACCTTGCGGCTCATACTGGTGTAGAAAGTCTCAAAGACTTGATCCGTGCCGTTCGTAATGCGCGTGCGGAAGTAAACGTAGCACCAAGCAAGCCTATCACCATCCTTGTTAAGACAAGCGATAGCGACTTGGAAGCCTTCTTTAACAGCAATGTCAACTATATCAAACGCTTTACAAATCCAGAACACTTGGAAATCGCATCAACCATCCCTGCACCTGAACTGGCTATGTCAAGCGTCATTACAGGAGCAGAAATCTACCTGCCATTGGCTGACCTCCTCAATGTCGAAGAAGAACTGGCTCGTCTTGACAAGGAACTTGCTAAATGGCAAAAAGAACTGGACATGGTCGGTAAGAAGCTCTCTAACGAACGCTTCGTAGCCAACGCCAAACCAGAAGTCGTCCAAAAAGAACGCGACAAACAAGCTGACTACCAAGCCAAGTATGATGCGACCGTAGCACGTATTGATGAGATGAAGAAGTTGGTGAAATAA
- a CDS encoding AAA family ATPase yields MHLFIIGAPASGKMTIGQELSRLTDATLFYNHQAIDFALEIYQDYTEEMWEFVRGITFSFLGASARNQRSVILTDVIDFSNQYHLIYLKQIQNLLDDYHQEILFVELETSLEECIRRNRTENRLKHKPLKRHIEVSEREILETAETLQLNSQYQPNELHHYFKINNTNLSAEEAAKQIQNKINKIEKGHTHV; encoded by the coding sequence ATGCATCTTTTCATCATTGGTGCTCCAGCATCAGGAAAAATGACCATTGGTCAAGAATTATCTCGACTGACGGATGCTACCCTATTTTATAACCATCAAGCCATTGATTTTGCACTAGAAATCTATCAGGACTATACAGAGGAAATGTGGGAATTTGTTCGTGGAATCACTTTTTCATTCCTTGGAGCAAGTGCAAGAAATCAGCGATCAGTAATTTTAACAGATGTAATTGATTTTTCAAATCAGTATCATCTGATATATTTAAAGCAAATTCAGAATTTGTTGGATGATTATCATCAAGAGATTCTTTTTGTTGAGTTGGAAACAAGTCTTGAAGAGTGCATACGTCGAAATCGAACGGAGAATCGATTAAAGCACAAACCCTTAAAACGACATATTGAGGTATCTGAAAGAGAAATTTTAGAGACCGCTGAAACACTTCAATTAAATTCCCAATATCAACCGAATGAGTTGCACCACTACTTTAAAATAAATAATACGAATTTGTCTGCAGAAGAAGCTGCTAAGCAAATTCAAAATAAAATAAACAAAATAGAGAAAGGACACACACATGTCTAA
- a CDS encoding GNAT family N-acetyltransferase has product MARTELPDKIETERLVLRVRTVADAEDIFDYASLPEVAYPAGFPPVKTLEDEIYYLEHILPERNQKENLPAGYGIVVKGTDKIVGSIYFNHRHEDDVMEIGYTLHSDYWGRGYVPEAARALIDLAFKDLGLHKIELTCFGYNLQSQRVAEKLGFTLEARIRDRKDAQGNCCDDLRYALLKSEWGVI; this is encoded by the coding sequence ATGGCAAGAACTGAGCTGCCAGATAAAATCGAAACAGAACGTCTCGTTTTACGAGTCCGTACTGTGGCGGATGCTGAGGATATCTTTGACTATGCTAGTTTGCCAGAGGTCGCCTATCCAGCAGGTTTTCCTCCAGTCAAGACCTTGGAAGATGAGATTTATTATCTGGAGCACATTCTTCCGGAGCGTAATCAAAAGGAAAATCTCCCAGCAGGCTACGGGATTGTCGTCAAAGGAACGGATAAGATCGTTGGCTCTATCTATTTCAACCATCGCCATGAAGATGATGTGATGGAAATCGGCTATACCTTACACTCAGACTATTGGGGGCGAGGTTATGTGCCAGAAGCTGCGCGTGCCTTGATTGACTTAGCCTTTAAAGATTTGGGTCTTCACAAGATTGAACTAACTTGCTTTGGATATAACCTTCAAAGTCAACGAGTCGCGGAAAAGCTTGGCTTTACCCTCGAAGCTCGCATAAGAGACCGTAAAGATGCTCAAGGCAACTGCTGTGATGATTTGAGATATGCCTTGCTGAAGAGTGAGTGGGGGGTGATTTGA
- a CDS encoding flavin reductase, whose protein sequence is MIGVVARENAAEQIKQYQKFTVNISDETSMLAMEQAGFISHQEKLERLGVHYEISERTQTPILDACPLVLDCRVDRIVEEDGICHIFAKILERLVAPELLDEKGHFKNQLFAPTYFMGDGYQRVYRYLDKRVDMKGSFIKKARKKDGKN, encoded by the coding sequence GTGATTGGAGTCGTTGCGAGAGAGAATGCCGCAGAGCAGATCAAACAGTATCAAAAATTTACTGTGAATATTTCTGATGAAACTTCTATGCTTGCGATGGAGCAGGCTGGTTTTATCAGTCATCAGGAGAAATTGGAACGTTTGGGAGTGCATTATGAAATTTCTGAACGAACTCAGACTCCTATTTTAGACGCCTGTCCACTTGTTTTAGATTGTCGGGTAGATAGGATTGTTGAGGAAGACGGTATTTGCCACATCTTTGCCAAGATTCTTGAGCGACTTGTTGCCCCAGAACTCCTGGATGAAAAGGGACATTTTAAAAATCAACTGTTTGCCCCAACCTATTTCATGGGAGATGGATATCAGCGCGTTTATCGCTATCTGGACAAGCGTGTAGATATGAAGGGCAGTTTCATCAAAAAAGCGAGGAAGAAGGATGGCAAGAACTGA
- a CDS encoding helix-hairpin-helix domain-containing protein, with amino-acid sequence MSKKLNRKKQLRNGLRRAGAFSSTVTKVVDETKKVVKRAEQSASAAGKAVSKKVEQAVEATKEQAQKVANSVEDFAANLGGLPLDRAKTFYDEGIKSASHFKNWTEKELLDLKGIGPATIKKLKENGIKFK; translated from the coding sequence ATGTCAAAGAAACTCAATCGTAAAAAACAATTACGAAATGGCCTCCGTCGCGCAGGTGCCTTTTCAAGTACTGTGACTAAGGTTGTAGATGAGACAAAAAAAGTCGTGAAGCGTGCAGAACAGTCAGCAAGCGCAGCTGGTAAGGCTGTTTCTAAAAAAGTTGAACAAGCAGTAGAAGCTACCAAAGAGCAAGCTCAAAAAGTAGCTAATTCTGTAGAAGATTTTGCAGCAAATTTGGGTGGACTTCCACTTGATCGTGCCAAGACTTTCTATGATGAAGGAATCAAGTCTGCTTCACATTTCAAAAACTGGACTGAAAAAGAACTCCTTGACTTGAAAGGAATCGGCCCAGCTACCATCAAGAAATTGAAAGAAAATGGCATCAAGTTCAAGTAA
- a CDS encoding DUF1912 family protein, which yields MSYEQEFMKEFEAWVNTQIMINDMAHKESQKVYEEDQDERAKDAMIRYESRLDAYQFLLGKFENFKVGKGFHDLPEGLFGERNY from the coding sequence ATGAGTTACGAACAAGAATTTATGAAGGAATTTGAAGCTTGGGTCAATACCCAAATCATGATTAACGATATGGCGCACAAGGAAAGTCAAAAAGTTTACGAAGAAGACCAGGACGAGCGTGCCAAAGATGCCATGATTCGCTACGAGAGTCGCTTGGATGCTTATCAGTTCTTGCTTGGTAAGTTTGAAAACTTCAAAGTAGGCAAGGGATTCCATGATTTGCCAGAAGGCTTGTTTGGTGAGCGAAATTATTAA